From Alligator mississippiensis isolate rAllMis1 chromosome 1, rAllMis1, whole genome shotgun sequence:
ACTGCTAAAGATGCACCTCCATAACACGCCTTCAAACAGCCTGATACCCCGAGGCACTTAGAGAAGTGCTTTATTAATGAGCAAATGCATTAGACCTGCACGTAAATATTAGCCTGGAACTGCCCTTCGCAGAGAGCTAGGCAAAGTGCAGATCTGCCAAACCAAATCActtttcctattttcttttctttacaaaatTAGTTTCTTTACTATCTAATCAAGTCCATATTTAAGAACCTGACCCAACAGAAGAAACTGGTAACCTTGGGGTCTGGTATGAAAGAAACAATAATCAACTGCTACAAAAACtcagtgttattttttttaaatattttatgttaaaaatacagcaaaaatattttttgttcaaagaggaaaaaatatagtGCATGACAACACTGGTCTAGGTATGCTTGGAAGGTGTCTCTGGCTCCATAACTGGTCACAGGAGTGATGATTCAAAATTTGGCAACTAATGGTTCCCATTCAGCTCCTCAGTCATTTATCAAAGCCAGGATCATACTGTAGCAAGACAGAAAAGGTAAGATCAAGGTGTTACCACATATTCAAATCTAAGATATTCTCACAATTCAGATAGGTAGCTAAAGCTCATTGACTTAAATGAAAGAGAGATCACAGTTGCATTCACCTTTGTTGCAAAGGCAAGATCTACAGAGACAGAGCACTCCATCCTAAAACTAGCTGGAGGCTATGTGGTAAAATGTGTATTATGGAGACACAGCCATTAAAACCAATATGGTTTTCAGAACAGCTCCTGTTCTGGAAATACATTAACAACtactttttattgtgtgataaatCCACTTAACCCTCTATAGTATTTTCTTTCTTATAATGGATTACAGACAGGAACTTAGCCTGAGTTTCCAAGCCCTATGAATGTTCAAACTCCACCCCCCAACCCAAAACAAACCCCCTGGAAGGTCATCACAAGTCATAGGCAAGACACCAGAGACCTTATTTTGTCTTTGGGTAGTTACCTCCCTTTAAATTCAAGGAAAAGTAAACGTCTGCGTTGATCACTTTTATTGGACACAGACAGCTGCAGTTAATGGGCATTTGTATTTGGAAGAATGCAACTTATTTTTTTTGCGCTGGAAATATAAAAACTATTCTTCTTCTTGCCTTGACTTGGAATGAGCCACCACATCCTGGTTTAGAAAAAACAGCCAGGCACTTGTTTGTATTCACTCACATATGAAATTGTAAGGCAGGGGCAGCCAACCTGCAGAACAAGTGccacaggcagcctttgtgtgtggcacccAGAGGATAAAGGAGGAGACAGCACAGCACGGCAACCAATAAATCACAAAGCAGAGGATAAGACTGGGCagggtgcagaaagcagagcagcagacagggcaaAGAAAATAGATCAGAGTGACACTTGCGAAGGGCACAGCGTTAATctgtggtatgcctgccaaaaacaGTGTTCCCACTGTTGTAAGGAAACAAATGTAAGACTGACAGAAAGAAATAATTTCACCAAATGTATGATTAACTTGGAATCAGCTGCCACAAAACATTACCTGGGGAAAGAGCTTATAAAGGATGAACTGCTGTGAATATTAACAGTGATGCGAGAAGGACAGAAAACAGAAATTGTTGGTATGACATTTCTTTGTCCCTAGGCAGCAAAATTCAAGTCTAACCTGTAAAGGTACATGAAGAAACAAAGCAGGTGAAAGCCTAACTTAATCATGGCTTCCTTCATATGTGATTTCAGTTGCCCTCGATTATGGATCTCTGTAGGGTCAAACACTCCCATGTTCCCACTTGGCACCATGATGTACctgaaaggtttaaaaaaaaacaacaacaaaccaacaaaaatgaCAACCATCAAAATACTGACCTTGTTATTCGATCTAATCTCAAAGTAGCCAAAGAATGGAACCAACCAAACTGCTCCCCATTTTAAGAGTTGTTTTGTACTTGGGTACAAACCCAGCAATCTCCCTTCTTGTAACAGTCTCAGTATACTGCCCATGACTTAGCCGCTACATCCCCAAAATACATTAGACAATATTTGGACAAGGGAAAACTGGTGACATTTAAAATGGTGATAACAAACAGTTCTGCACCAGTTCTATTGCTGCCTGTAGTTACCTAACTTTATGGAAGAAGCCTGCAGAAGAAAGAAACGAGGTGGGAAAGGACAGCTAAAACCAGTGGAAAATGAGTTTCAATTAGAAACTACGTAAACTATTCAATGTACAGAATCTATTACTTAAACTGAGAAAGCTGATTAATGGAGGACCTATGTTCTGTTGTTTagaacaggggttcccaaactgtggtacgtgtacccctgggggtatgcaagacatctctgatGCAAAATTTGGATCCACCTGTCTGATGTTAACAGTTTAGGGTTCATACTaaaagatgaccttgtgaggtcccttccagccctacaacCCTCTAATGTGTCTAAAGGTCCCCCCCTAAACTTTTAGTGGTGGGGACCTTTCCACAACTCTCCCTTACATAATTTGCGGCTGCACTGTCTTTTACTCATCTGGATAGAATACTTGTACATACAACCAAAGCTCAGACCATATCTGTGTCCTGTCCCTAGTTAGGTCACACTCGCAGAGTAACTGGACTGCATCACATTTTCTTAAGCTATAATATGGGTTAGTTACCAACATGACAGATATGTTGTAAGGCAAAGTTAATGAGCATTTCTAAAACACTTCTAGATCCTCAGAAGGAAAGCAGTATTAGAAGTACAGATTTATAATCATGAATGTAGTGCTAGGAGATGTGAACTGCTGTATTGTTCCATTCATTTTGTAATATGCATTGTAAGTCTAAAAAGgtagtggggagagagggaaagcCCATCTCTTTGGGTGGTCAGAATGTCTATTGCTCCAGGGTGACTACCAGGTTACAAAACAAACAGTCAATTCAAAATGGCTTCTGAGAATTGTTTCTTGCAAGGGTGAGAATGGGAGATGCATTGTTCTCTAGTGCTCCCCTCTGGCCAACATAAGCAATGACTGTCTGCAGCTCTTCTCTGCCAGAGGCTTTTGTACTAGTTATGCTTAAGGGAGTAGAAAGGGAGATGTATAGAAAAAAATTATAGGACCGTGATGAACTCCTAGAAAGTCTTGTAAGCAAAGTGAAGCTTTTCTGTAAAGAATCCAACCCAACAATCCCTAGATCTTCAATTTACAGTTCAAAGTTACAAAGATAAATTAGATACATTTCAATTCTTTGCTTCATATACAAACTTCATGGAACCCTATCACATGACACATTCCTTGTTTTCATCTAAACCAGGGGCGTCAAACACATCTAGCCCCGAGGGTCTCtgagctggtctgcaggctggatctggacatgCCAGAGCCAGTGGGCAGGGCTCGACTGgtgggtgccatgtgcagcatGCACCCTGTGCCATCCCCACTCCAGGACTCATGCTGCAGGGATTGCatgggctgaacccagtgccttGAGCACTGTCCATGGCCcagggggctggcatggggtgTGCACTACAtgtgtgctggctccagggcagtcaggattgggccccaggctGTCCAAGCAAACTACAGCCAATGCATAGGGCTGTCTGGCAGCACACTGCATGGAGCATGCATCCTGTGCCAATCCCCTTTGCCATGGCACCAGGTAATACCCATGCACTGCAGGCAACAAAAGTCCCAGAGCAGGGTCAGCACATGGTGGAAGTGCTGGACCCAGTGCAGCTCACACCACAAGGGACTGCCATGGGTGCGCACTGCACACAATACCCTGCTGGATCAGGTGGTCTGATCCagaccagccccagagccagtaTGCAAGGTTGGTCCAATGCAGGTACCACGTGCAGCTCACACCCCGAACCTACCCCACCCGTGCTGCAAGCAACACCTGCACTGCAGGGTCCAGCAAGCgtgccagaccagctctgcatgccacatgcaggtTGGTCTGACACCCATCCAGCCCATAAACCATATATTTGACACACACAATCTACTGCAAATTATATTATCTTAAGCTACTCAACCTGCAAGATGCTCAAAGGCTTGGCCGGTAGTTCATTAGAAGCAAAGGTCAGCAACGAGTTGGAACGTATTCAGTCTAAAAATAAATGGGAATCTCACAAGTACGATTGCTGCAACTTCTCTCTCATGAGTTATGACAACTGGGAACTGCTTGCTTGAGTTAATCAATAGCCATCCTGACCTCTGCAGACAGATA
This genomic window contains:
- the CNIH4 gene encoding protein cornichon homolog 4 isoform X2 translates to MLISLHWFIFLLNFPVATWNIYRYIMVPSGNMGVFDPTEIHNRGQLKSHMKEAMIKLGFHLLCFFMYLYSMILALIND